A section of the Babylonia areolata isolate BAREFJ2019XMU chromosome 31, ASM4173473v1, whole genome shotgun sequence genome encodes:
- the LOC143276268 gene encoding putative methyltransferase DDB_G0268948, with protein MSADTQSQLFKSSVIADAYVKYRPTYGSDVSQTIINFCQENPSAKFSLAIDIGCGSGQSTIPLTHHFRKVVGLDVSDAQISKAPSHIPNLSFQVGPAEDLCFVDSGSVDLVTVATALHWIDLQRFYPEVERVLRPGGVLAAYCYGVACPDEPLARDIVVWFCNDLLSPYWSERVKHVFQHYRSISLPFPGWRRNDSLKIEKCWSVEELVGFLSSMSAYQKYISHNPSSCAMADLKRRLKAIYQDGKGEEKRMRVTWPVFMLMGRKPQA; from the exons ATGTCTGCTGACACACAGTCCCAGCTGTTCAAGTCGTCGGTCATCGCAGATGCTTACGTCAAGTACCGACCGACGTATGGCTCAGACGTCTCCCAGACCATCATCAACTTCTGCCAGGAAAACCCTTCGGCCAAATTCTCTCTGGCCATCGACATCGGCTGCGGGTCAGGCCAAAGCACGATACCTCTGACCCACCACTTCCGGAAGGTCGTAGGGTTGGACGTCAGCGATGCGCAGATCTCCAAAGCGCCGTCCCACATCCCCAACCTGTCCTTCCAGGTGGGTCCAGCCGAAGACTTGTGCTTCGTGGACAGCGGGAGTGTTGACTTGGTGACTGTGGCCACGGCCCTGCACTGGATAGACCTCCAGCGGTTCTACCCCGAGGTGGAGCGAGTCCTCAGGCCTGGCGGGGTCCTGGCTGCTTATTGCTATGGGGTGGCCTGCCCGGATGAGCCCTTGGCCCGGGACATCGTTGTCTGG ttttgcaACGATCTACTAAGTCCGTATTGGTCAGAGAGAGTCAAGCACGTGTTTCAACATTACCGAAgtatttctctcccttttcccggATGGCGCAG AAATGACAGTCTGAAGATAGAGAAATGTTGGAGTGTGGAAGAACTGGTCGGCTTTCTGTCCTCGATGTCAGCGTATCAGAAATACATTTCTCACAATCCCAGCAGCTGTGCTATGGCTGACCTCAAACGGAG ACTGAAGGCGATCTACCAGGACGGgaaaggagaggaaaagagaatgagagtcaCCTGGCCCGTTTTCATGCTAATGGGACGTAAACCACAGGCCTGA